In one Arachis duranensis cultivar V14167 chromosome 9, aradu.V14167.gnm2.J7QH, whole genome shotgun sequence genomic region, the following are encoded:
- the LOC107463920 gene encoding uncharacterized protein LOC107463920, which yields MPRKARYTVSDATGFVAGPNSQTHASPQTDGTHDTGEETSSAQQRARAPPPPRSGNGARQSRVNAVPFRPPRNETRMASSSDVGDARAPATNRKHPPDSHEGVDDHSEDEDYNPEADEIDSFDDHLDNMFAAHEVEHQENGMISSMELTVREALALHPRKKIVLHHNRELQQVGQAAGLLSGFLGTLGSDFQQLPICAKSWKTMSKASKEHAYDQVKRVFHYEDDKRGWIKRGILQRIGNCWRNSRNHLFHKVYDEELTFEQNIKRKPPGIEANHWKKFLQYRLDDDTKDKCRKNAVNRSKQQYTHTGGSKTMARKRHEEEAIELIESQDPSSKEFSQNDSLAQVLGKEHPGRVRGLGIGTCPSRCFRNIPEQSDYGVQIEEYQMEIVKLKAEAAELKAEAAELRAAAAAAEAKRQRMETEAAEGKAKIQTMGDLLTYVIQQQGGNLPPEIAAGLDYLRSAPTSSHAR from the exons ATGCCAAGGAAAGCTCGATACACCGTTAGTGATGCAACCGGATTTGTAGCTGGCCCTAATAGTCAAACCCACGCTAGTCCA CAAACGGATGGAACGCATGATACGGGGGAAGAAACTTCAAGTGCACAACAACGTGCAAGAGCCCCTCCACCACCGCGTTCCGGCAATGGTGCTCGACAATCCCGTGTTAACGCTGTACCCTTTCGACCACCTCGCAATGAAACACGGATGGCTTCGTCAAGTGACGTTGGGGACGCTCGAGCTCCTGCGACAAATAGAAAGCATCCACCGGATTCACATGAAGGTGTGGATGACCATTCAGAAGATGAAGACTATAACCCGGAGGCGGATGAGATCGATTCATTCGATGACCATCTAGATAACATGTTTGCTGCACATGAAGTTGAACATCAAG AAAATGGTATGATCTCTTCTATGGAGCTGACTGTTAGGGAGGCATTAGCACTTCATCCTAGAAAGAAGATCGTTCTACACCATAACAGAGAGTTGCAACAAGTTGGTCAGGCAGCGGGCTTGTTGAGTGGTTTCTTGGGGACATTGGGATCTGATTTTCAACAATTACCAATTTGTGCAAAGAGTTGGAAGACAATGAGCAAGGCTTCCAAGGAGCATGCGTATGACCAGGTTAAG CGAGTCTTCCACTATGAGGACGATAAAAGAGGGTGGATAAAGCGGGGAATTTTACAAAGAATAGGAAACTGCTGGAGGAATTCAAGAAATCATTTGTTCCATAAGGTTTATGACGAAGAACTAACTTTTGAGCAAAATATCAAGCGTAAGCCACCAGGAATAGAGGCAAATCACTGGAAAAAGTTTCTTCAATATCGATTGGACGATGACACGAAG GATAAGTGTAGAAAAAATGCCGTTAATCGTTCAAAGCAACAATACACACACACCGGAGGTTCTAAAACGATGGCAAGAAAGAGACACGAAGAA GAAGCAATTGAACTTATTGAGAGCCAAGACCCCTCTAGCAAGGAATTTTCACAGAATGATTCCCTTGCACAAGTGCTTGGAAAGGAGCACCCAGGAAGAGTTCGTGGACTCGGTATTGGTACATGTCCGAGTCGGTGTTTTCGTAACATTCCAGAGCAGTCGGACTACGGTGTACAGATTGAGGAGTATCAGATGGAGATTGTGAAACTCAAGGCAGAGGCAGCAGAACTCAAGGCGGAGGCAGCAGAACTCAgggcagcagcagcagcagcagaggCAAAGAGACAGAGAATGGAGACAGAGGCAGCTGAAGGGAAGGCAAAAATACAGACAATGGGAGATTTGTTGACATACGTAATCCAGCAACAAGGAGGTAATTTGCCACCTGAAATAGCTGCGGGTTTGGATTATTTGAGAAGTGCACCAACCTCATCCCATGCAAGATGA
- the LOC107463919 gene encoding uncharacterized protein LOC107463919 — MPPGGEETTTGDPVEDDDLELPYLYDGRSREAQDFHDLLADGAEELYPGCLKYSKLSFLVKLYHIKCMCGVSDKAMAMILDLLRDAFEQAKLPSTFYEAKKTIRKLGIEYKKVDACPNDCMLYRGDDEDATKCKQCGTSRWKQKIRKGSVTKLKIPVRKNGKPLPAKTLRYFPLIPRLQRLFMCSKTSTDMVWHKESDNNDGYLRHPRDAEAWKEFDAKYQCFSNDPRNVRLALASDGFNPFGNMSTKYSIWPVILIPYNLPPWLCMKQTSFILSMIIPGPKMPGNDIDVYLEPLVDELKQLWDGVKTYDANKRTTFNMRAALMWTISDFPGLENLSGWNTYSGLACPNCNVDAKPQRLTFSRKWCYMGHRRFLPQSHKYRLDRSRFDGQAESRNPPKKYSGIDILQQQCNMQVTFGKNSTLTAKRRRISEDADQDDSY, encoded by the coding sequence ATGCCACCTGGAGGTGAGGAGACCACAACCGGGGATCCTGTAGAAGACGATGATCTGGAGTTGCCGTACTTGTACGATGGTCGAAGTCGTGAGGCACAGGATTTTCACGATCTTCTTGCTGATGGAGCGGAGGAATTATACCCCGGCTGCTTGAAATACTCAAAGTTGTCTTTTCTGGTGAAACTTTATCACATTAAGTGTATGTGCGGGGTGAGTGACAAGGCTATGGCGATGATCTTGGACTTATTGCGGGATGCATTCGAGCAAGCCAAACTCCCATCAACTTTCTATGAAGCGAAGAAAACTATACGAAAGTTGGGGATTGAATATAAAAAGGTTGATGCATGCCCGAACGATTGCATGTTGTATCGGGGTGATGATGAAGACGCGACCAAATGCAAGCAGTGTGGGACTTCACGATGGAAGCAAAAAATACGAAAGGGTTCCGTTACGAAACTCAAAATACCAGTCAGGAAGAACGGAAAGCCTCTCCCAGCAAAAACTCTCCGTTACTTTCCACTTATACCACGACTGCAACGGTTATTCATGTGTAGCAAGACTTCAACTGACATGGTATGGCATAAAGAGTCTGACAATAATGATGGGTACTTGAGGCATCCAAGGGACGCTGAAGCATGGAAAGAATTTGATGCAAAGTATCAATGTTTTTCCAACGATCCGCGAAATGTTCGTTTAGCTTTAGCTAGTGACGGATTTAATCCTTTTGGCAATATGAGTACGAAGTATTCCATTTGGCCAGTGATCCTTATTCCGTACAATCTTCCTCCTTGGCTTTGCATGAAACAAACATCTTTTATCCTATCTATGATTATTCCTGGTCCTAAAATGCCGGGTAATGACATAGATGTATATTTGGAGCCCTTGGTGGATGAGTTGAAGCAATTGTGGGATGGTGTTAAAACTTATGATGCTAATAAAAGGACCACTTTCAATATGCGTGCGGCGCTAATGTGGACTATTAGTGATTTTCCGGGGTTGGAAAATTTATCGGGATGGAACACGTACAGTGGGTTAGCATGTCCGAACTGTAATGTGGACGCTAAGCCTCAGCGGCTAACATTCAGTCGAAAATGGTGTTACATGGGACATCGCCGCTTCTTGCCTCAGAGCCATAAGTATAGACTAGACCGTAGTCGATTTGACGGACAAGCTGAAAGCAGGAATCCACCGAAGAAGTATTCTGGAATAGATATCTTACAACAGCAGTGTAACATGCAAGTAACGTTTGGGAAGAACTCAACTCTGACAGCCAAAAGAAGACGCATTAGTGAAGATGCAGATCAAGATGACTCGTACTAG